The stretch of DNA GTCCATTATTTCAAAACAGTCGATCAAGATGAATTGCTTTTCGCAATCGCTTTATTAATTGGAAATAAACCCAAACGTGCATTTAAAACTACCATTTTAAGGGAATGGTGTTCCGAAATCTCAGGGATTCCGCTATGGATGGTGGAAGATTCGTATTACGTGGTCGGCGATTTAGGAGAAACATTAGCGTTATTAATACCAAAACACGAAAATACTTCTTCAAATAAAACCCTGCGTGACTATTTTAATGATTTAACGGAAGCAAAAAACTGGGATGAAGCAGAACAGAAAGACTATGTCTTAACCCATTGGAATCAATTAAGCGATACCGATTTATTCATCTTCAATAAATTGATTACGGGTAATTTCCGCGTCGGAGTTTCAAAAACATTAGTTGTTCGTGCATTGGCGCAATATCTCAACCAAAAAACCTCAACCATTGCGCATTTAATCATCGGAAAATGGGATCCATTGCAGACGTCATTCGACGATTTATTCAATGAAAATGCGGTCGAAAGCAAAGAACATCTGCCCTACCCTTTTTATTTAGCCTATGCTGTAGAAGATTCTTTTTTTGAAACCGAAAAGATTCAGGATTTCATCTTAGAGAAAAAAATAGATGGTATTCGTGGTCAAATCATTGTTCGTAATGAGCAAATTTATATTTGGTCGCGCGGTGAAGATATTTTGACCGATAAATTCCCTGAATTTGATGAACTTAAAAATCAATTACCAAACGGTACAGTGATCGATGGCGAAATAATTCCGTGGAAAAAGGGAGAACCTTTGCCATTTAGTGTGATGCAAACGCGAATTGCACGAAAAAACATCACCAAAAAATATTTGGAAGAAGCGCCTTTGGTCATGGTTTGTTACGATCTCTTAGAAAAATACGGTAAAGATATTCGTGAATTACCCCTAAAACAACGACGCTCATTTTTGATTGAAATTTTAAAAGAAATTAATTCACCTTATTTGTTGCTGTCCGATGAAATGCACTTTGCCGATTGGGATGAAGCACGAGCATTTCGGGATGCTGCACGTAATTACCAATGCGAAGGTTTGATGATTAAACGCAGCCTATCGCCTTATGAAGTGGGGCGAAAAAAAGGAAATTGGTTCAAATTTAAAACCCAACCGTTGAGTATTGATGCGGTTCTATTGTATGCCCAAAGTGGTTCAGGACGACGCTCTAATCTGTTTACCGATTATACGTTTGCCGTTTGGG from Faecalibacter sp. LW9 encodes:
- a CDS encoding ATP-dependent DNA ligase, with amino-acid sequence MRKFAELFDALDSTTKTNQKVEALVHYFKTVDQDELLFAIALLIGNKPKRAFKTTILREWCSEISGIPLWMVEDSYYVVGDLGETLALLIPKHENTSSNKTLRDYFNDLTEAKNWDEAEQKDYVLTHWNQLSDTDLFIFNKLITGNFRVGVSKTLVVRALAQYLNQKTSTIAHLIIGKWDPLQTSFDDLFNENAVESKEHLPYPFYLAYAVEDSFFETEKIQDFILEKKIDGIRGQIIVRNEQIYIWSRGEDILTDKFPEFDELKNQLPNGTVIDGEIIPWKKGEPLPFSVMQTRIARKNITKKYLEEAPLVMVCYDLLEKYGKDIRELPLKQRRSFLIEILKEINSPYLLLSDEMHFADWDEARAFRDAARNYQCEGLMIKRSLSPYEVGRKKGNWFKFKTQPLSIDAVLLYAQSGSGRRSNLFTDYTFAVWEGDQLVPFAKAYSGLTDKEITKVDRWIKRNTIEKFGPVRSVQPELVFEIAFEGIAESTRHKSGVAVRFPRILRWREDKLANEANTKEDLLEMLKRYGS